In Candidatus Methylomirabilota bacterium, the sequence AAGATCGAGGAGAACTTCTTTATCAGCAAAAACGCGCATCTGGTGCTCCCCTACCATACGATACTGGATGCTGAACAGGAGCGGCTCCGAGAGGGTCGGCAGATCGGGACTACCCGACGCGGGATCGGTCCGGCCTATGTCGATAAGATGGCGAGGACAGGGATCCGGGTGGGCGATCTGACCGACCGTGACCTCTTCAAGGAGCGCCTCCGCAGTAATCTTGAAGAGAAGCGAGCTCAGTTTCCCGGGCATCGGGAGCTGCAGGAACTCGATCACGAAAAAATGGCGGCGGAGCAACTTGAGCAGTTCGAGCGCATTCGCGGCTTCGTGGTGGACAGCTCCCTCGTCATTTACGATCTGATCAAAGCTGGGAAGAGCGTCCTGTTTGAGGGGGCGCAGGGGACCCTCCTGGACGTCGATCTCGGGACCTACCCCTACGTCACCTCATCGAGCGCCACGGCCGGAGGCGCCTGCACCGGGATTGGGGTGAGTCCGCTCACGATCGACGGCGTCCTCGGCGTGACCAAAGCCTATACGACGCGCGTCGGCGAGGGTCCGATGCCGACGGAGCTTACGGATGCAATCGGTCAGATGCTACAGACGCGCGGGCAGGAGTTCGGAGCCACGACGGGGCGGCCGAGGCGCTGCGGCTGGTTCGATGCCGTGGCTGTCAGGTACAGCGCCAGGATCAACGGCCTCTCGGCCCTCGCCCTTATGAAACTGGACGTCCTGGATGCCTGTGACTCAATCCGGATCTGTACGAGCTATCAATGCAACGGTGCGATTCTTGGGGAATTTCCGAATGAGACCGGTCTCCTGCAGGCGTGTGAGCCGATCTATGAAGAGGTACCCGGCTGGAACCAGAGCATTGCCGGCATCACCTCATACAAGCGCCTGCCGGCCAACTGCCGGGCCTATATCGAGCGGATTGAGGGGCTGACAGGGGTTAAGGCAGGGCTCATCTCCACAGGGCCCCGGCGGGACCAGACGATCCTTCGCTCGACGCCGGCCTTGCGGCAGTGGGGGCTGACACGCTAAGTTTTCTCTGGATTATCGCGCCGCAAGTTCTCTGCATGACGACCCGTTAGCTCAGTTGGCAGAGCTCCTGCCTTTTAAGCAGGGAGTCCCGGGTTCGAGTCCCGGACGGGTCACCACCCCTCTTCCTATCTGCATGAAAACGCTGAATAATCCTGTAGTCACGCACACTTAGACGCTTGGCACGAACCATGCTAGGCTACGATGGAAAACGACCAAAATAGACCTGGAATGTACACTGGGATGTACACTGACTTTTTCTGGCGTTTTCTACACGTGCCCCCCATACCCCCACTTCTCGAACGCTTGACCCCCTACCCAAAAAGTTCGCTTGGCTCCGCGCAAATTTTTCTTCTCCGGGGGGATTCACAAGACCATTAGCTACGCTGGGGCACACGGCGCGAGAGGGCGGATGAGAGAAACGTGCTAAGCTGATCACACACACACCCGGCCTACCGTGACGACGGGAAAAGTCGGCATCCTGACCGACCTGGCCGGGTCACCTTCAGGCGCTTCGACAGGAGGGAGCCATGCCGAGACGAAAGACCGACCCCACGATCCCCGTTTCCGACCCCCCGACTCCTGAACAGAAGGCGCGGACCCTGGCCACACGGCTACAAGCGGCTATAGAGGCTGCTCCAGTGAAGCAAGACGCATGGACCTCCGACTGGTGTTCCCTGCTACATGCATTGAGGGACGTTGCTTTCCCCGAAGGAGATGACCCGGAGCATAAACGGCTGGAACAGCGCGGGGGACAGGGGGACATCGGGGCCTTGGCTGAGCTGATTCAACGGGACCCGGACTATCTCAAGACCCCCCAGGTAGTCATGGCGATCCGCGTGCTTCGCTTCCGCATGGTCCATGCCCGTACCCCTAAGCAACAGCGGGAGGCCAAGGCGGGACTAGAGATGCTGGCCAAGGCGCTGCTGCCGGACCTGCGAGGGAACAAGTGTTCTCCTGCTCCTTCCGACGTGGCCCGCGTGTATCGTGATATGCTGGCCGCCTACCAAGCCGTCAAGCAAGGGAAGGAGCCCCCGACGGTGCAGCTTCCCCGTGGCTACTGGCCGGATACTGGACCCTGCCCCACTCACGTCACCCCTGCTGGACCGTATACGCCCGTCAAAGGGAAGCTGCCGCTGCTTCCCTCTCCCACCTTCACGATTCCCAAAGAGGACCTTGTGCAGCTCAAAGACTGGAAAGGCGGGAGCAACACCCCAGCAAGGTTAGCCCTGAAGCGGACGGCGGAACTCTTTGGGCTATCAGAGTATTCGATTGAGAAGTACAAGGCGCTTGGAAAAAAGGAGAGAACTGGTAAATAAAACCCCCTCTCTTTCGACGGATTCCTGCACGCTGTTCCTCAGCGAAGATAGGCGTAGAGCGAAGATGCTTTACGCCTTTGTTGTTTTTCGGGAAAGGAGTACATGCGATGCAGCACACGAAGCAGGTCTCTATCGAGAAGACGGCGGAACGGCTCTCGGTTTCTCCACGGTCCCTGGCGGATCGACGGTATCGGGTTCGACTTGGGCTGGCGGCGGTACGGATCGGAAGGCGGCTCACGTTCTCAGAAAGCGACATCGAGAAGCTGATCCGGGAAGGGCGCGAACGGCTACCCGGTGAGGGGCGACGATGACCGGCGCGGCGACGGCAACAATGCTTGAGTCGGCGCTAGACCTTGCCCGCCGCGGCTGGCCGGTCTTCCCGCTCCACACCATCATTGACGGACGCTGTACATGCAAAGATGATGACTGTGAAAAGAGTGCTGGAAAACACCCGAGGATTGCGGGCGGATTCACCTATGCGTCAACGGTCGAACTGACAATCACGCACTGGTGGACGCGATGGCCTGACGCGAATATCGGGATTGCCACCGGCAAAGCGAGCGGGTTTTTTGTCGTCGATGTGGACCCCAGGCACGGCGGCGACGATACTCTCCGGGAGCTTGAGGCGCAACACGGCGAGCTGCCTTCAACGGTTGAAAGTCAAACGGGCGGCGGTGGGTTTCACAAGCTCTTCAAGTACCCAGGCTACCCAATCAAATCAGGCTCAGGTGTGCTCGGTTCTGGCTTGGACATTAAGAGTGATGGTGGCTATATCGTGGCCCCCGAAAGTCTCCATGAGAGCGGTCAGCGGTATGTGTGGGAAGCATCGAGCCACCCGAATGACGTAGCGATTGCTGAACCGCCGGCTTGGTTGCTGACGATGCTCACGGCGAAGGCGAACGGCAACGGACAGGAGCGACGGACACAGGGGGACTGGCTGGCATTGCTGCAAGGTGCACCCAGTGGCACACGCTACGACGTAGCGACACAAATTGCGGGTCACTTCCTCGGGATCGGGAGGCCAGTCGAAGAGGTGGAGGCGATGCTCCTTGGTTTCCTCAGTCAATGCACACCTCCCGGCGACGCGAAGGGACAGGCGAAGATCCGGCGGATGGTGAGGGACTTCTCGGCCAAGGATGCGACCAAGGATGCGGTGAATGGCAACACCAACAGCAACAGCGACCCCCTGGCCCCTCTCCGAGCGCTGGCTGAGTCACCGCCAGCAGCAGGCGTCGAGGCGGCGTTACGGCTGGTTGTCGGGTCGCTGGCTGGAGTCGATGGGTTGAAGCGTGCAACGCTCAGACAAGAGGCGTTGTCGATCCTAAAAGCCAAAAAGGTAGAAGGCCCGGCAAAGCTGGTTGACGCGGCCTGGGCGCTTGCAAGCGGTTCGACCGATGAGGGCGGAGCGCAACCGCTCACTCTGGCCGGCCCTGAGCCCTGGCCGGAGTCCGTAGACGGTGCGGCGCTCCTGGAGGAGATCGAGAGCACCCTCACCCGATTCGTCATTCTTCCCCGAGGCGCAGCAACGGCGATTGCGCTGTGGGTCCTACATGCGTACTGCTTGGCGGCCTTCGCGGTGACGCCTATCCTAGCGGTTGTGAGTGCGACCATGCGGTGCGGGAAATCGACTCTCTTGAATCTGCTCTCCGGTTTACTCCCAAAGGCCCTTCCTGTCGCCAACATCACTCCGGCGGCGCTGTTTCGTTGCATCGAGCAATTTACCCCGAGTCTGCTGATCGACGAGGGTGACACGTTTTTAA encodes:
- a CDS encoding adenylosuccinate synthase produces the protein KIEENFFISKNAHLVLPYHTILDAEQERLREGRQIGTTRRGIGPAYVDKMARTGIRVGDLTDRDLFKERLRSNLEEKRAQFPGHRELQELDHEKMAAEQLEQFERIRGFVVDSSLVIYDLIKAGKSVLFEGAQGTLLDVDLGTYPYVTSSSATAGGACTGIGVSPLTIDGVLGVTKAYTTRVGEGPMPTELTDAIGQMLQTRGQEFGATTGRPRRCGWFDAVAVRYSARINGLSALALMKLDVLDACDSIRICTSYQCNGAILGEFPNETGLLQACEPIYEEVPGWNQSIAGITSYKRLPANCRAYIERIEGLTGVKAGLISTGPRRDQTILRSTPALRQWGLTR
- a CDS encoding bifunctional DNA primase/polymerase, yielding MTGAATATMLESALDLARRGWPVFPLHTIIDGRCTCKDDDCEKSAGKHPRIAGGFTYASTVELTITHWWTRWPDANIGIATGKASGFFVVDVDPRHGGDDTLRELEAQHGELPSTVESQTGGGGFHKLFKYPGYPIKSGSGVLGSGLDIKSDGGYIVAPESLHESGQRYVWEASSHPNDVAIAEPPAWLLTMLTAKANGNGQERRTQGDWLALLQGAPSGTRYDVATQIAGHFLGIGRPVEEVEAMLLGFLSQCTPPGDAKGQAKIRRMVRDFSAKDATKDAVNGNTNSNSDPLAPLRALAESPPAAGVEAALRLVVGSLAGVDGLKRATLRQEALSILKAKKVEGPAKLVDAAWALASGSTDEGGAQPLTLAGPEPWPESVDGAALLEEIESTLTRFVILPRGAATAIALWVLHAYCLAAFAVTPILAVVSATMRCGKSTLLNLLSGLLPKALPVANITPAALFRCIEQFTPSLLIDEGDTFLTMSEELRGVLNAGHTRTAGVVRTVGEEFEPRIFKVFCPKVLAMIGKPPGTIEDRSIVIPMKRKTSGEQAQRFRLKQLEALAPLCQKSARWALDHIEELRDADPAVPDSLNDRAADNWRPLLAIADLVFRPS